aaaaattattttatttttttcctctGTAGGAATGAAAAGCTTGAGAAATTTTAGCACACTTTATCTAAGCCATATCACTATAAAAGGAAGAAGCATGCTATTAGAATCATTGGGAGCTTTGACCCATCTCAAGATCCTTCATCTAAGTTGGAGTAATTTTGAAGGGACACTATTTAATAAAGGTTAGTATCAGTAGTTAAATATGCTTATTACAAATGcaatattttcatgaaaaattaaaatttgctaCTCCTTACAAGCAGGATCTAATGTGACCAATGTGAAAGAGTTATATCTAGATGGGTCTTCTCTAGATGAAAACTTCCTCCAAAGTCTTGAAGCACTCTCTTCTCTTAAGCTTTTCTCTTTAGTTCGACTGAATTGCACCCTGCCAATCCAAGGTAAATTTGTTTTCTAACTCTCTCTTTTATCGAGAAGAACAATGGTTACATTTTAACTTCGTGGAGAATACAAGAGTTTTAACTTCACATTCAAGTCTAATATATCATTATCTTCTCCCAtatatatttgaattttattattattattattattattattacaggtTTGACACGTCTGAAGAATTTGGAACATTTATATTTGGATGAATCTGTTATTAACGGTAACTTTCTGCGAATAATTGGAGTGTTGTCCTCCCTCAAAACATTATCAATGCGGGGTTGTGAACTTAATAGCACAATGTTCATGAACCAAGGTAAATTGGATATGATATCTTTTTATTTAAGATCTCttttatcttaattatatattctaacaaaattttttataaatgaaTAACTTTCAGGTTTATGTGAATTAAAATATGTTCAGTCGCTAGATATTAGCTACAATGAACTCAGTGGTAGCTTGCCTTTATGTCTAGCAAATTTGACATCCCTTCAACAGTTAGATCTCTCTGAAAATCACTTCATTGGAAACATCTCTTTATCTCCCCTGAGGAGTTTAACAAGTCTCGAATATCTAGCTCTCTCATACAATCTTTTCCAAATCCCAATCTCATTAAgtccatttttcaaccattcaaagCTCAAGCACCTGGGTAGTAGGGGTAACGAGATATTTGTAGAAACAAATCACCAATATTTGAAACCAAGGTTTCAATTAGAGTGGCTTGATTTATCTGGTGGTGGATATTGTGGAGCATTCCCCAAATTCCTACATCATCAGCATAACCTACAATTTGTTAATCTATCACACATTCAAATGAGAGATGTGTTTCCATATTGGTTGATACAGAACAACACAAAACTAGTAACTCTTTACTTGGTCAACAATTCTCTCTCAGGGCCTCTCCAACTGCCACTCCATTCTCATATGAATTTGTCAATATTAGATAGCTCAGACAATTGCTTCAATGGCTCAATTCCAGTAGAGATCGGAACATATTTGCCAAAATTGATATATTTATACATGTCGGGAAATGGTTTCAAGGGTAGTATTCCCTATTCATTTGGAAATATGAGCTTATTGGGAATGTTAGACTTATCCAACAATAGATTATCTGGTAGCATATCAAACTTAACCATGGGCTGTGTCTCATTACATGAACTCATATTTTCAAACAACAGTTTCACTGGAAGCATCCCAAATAGCCTTTCTAATTGTAATAACTTGAGAGTATTGGATGTCAATTATAATAATCTCTCTGGTAAGATCCCTAATTGGATGAGGAATATGTCTTCTCTTCAAGTTTTGGATCTTTCACAGAATTACATTTCTGGAAGTTTGCCATCCAATTTCTGCCCTCTAGGTATAATAGAAGTCCATTTGTCTAAAAATAGGCTACAAGGATTGTTAATGGATTCATTCTATAATTGCCTTTCATTGTTGGTGTTAGATCTTGGTCATAATAATTTGATAGGCCACATTCCAAATTGGATTGGCGAGATTCCATTGGGCTATGTTCTCTTGAGTCATAATCATTTGGAAGGTGAAATCCCTCTTCAGCTATGCAAGTTGGATAACTTGCACTTGATTGATCTTTCTCATAACAATCTTTCTGGTCATATTCCTTATTGCCTAAGATCTAGAAATGATGATTGGTTAGCTCCAATATCTAGTGTACAACCTGAACATCCTGTGGAGTTTACAACCAAGAATAATTTCTATTTTTACCAACCAAGAATCCTCCGCTATTTCTCCGGAATCGATCTTTCTTGCAACAATTTGACAGGTGAGATTCCTCCTGAAATTGGAAATCTTAGCATGATCAAGGTGTTGAATTTGTCCCACAACAAATTGGTTGGACCAATCCCACCAACATTTTCAAACCTCAAGCAAATTGAGAGTTTGGATCTTTCTTATAACAATTTGGATGGAAAAATTCCTCAACTTACTCAGCTATATTCTCTAGCTGTATTCAGTGTAGCACACAACAACCTATCTGGAAAAACACCTGAGAGAGTTGCACAATTTGCAACATTTGAACAAAGTAG
Above is a genomic segment from Hevea brasiliensis isolate MT/VB/25A 57/8 chromosome 17, ASM3005281v1, whole genome shotgun sequence containing:
- the LOC110638762 gene encoding cuscuta receptor 1, with the protein product MRGCELNSTMFMNQGLCELKYVQSLDISYNELSGSLPLCLANLTSLQQLDLSENHFIGNISLSPLRSLTSLEYLALSYNLFQIPISLSPFFNHSKLKHLGSRGNEIFVETNHQYLKPRFQLEWLDLSGGGYCGAFPKFLHHQHNLQFVNLSHIQMRDVFPYWLIQNNTKLVTLYLVNNSLSGPLQLPLHSHMNLSILDSSDNCFNGSIPVEIGTYLPKLIYLYMSGNGFKGSIPYSFGNMSLLGMLDLSNNRLSGSISNLTMGCVSLHELIFSNNSFTGSIPNSLSNCNNLRVLDVNYNNLSGKIPNWMRNMSSLQVLDLSQNYISGSLPSNFCPLGIIEVHLSKNRLQGLLMDSFYNCLSLLVLDLGHNNLIGHIPNWIGEIPLGYVLLSHNHLEGEIPLQLCKLDNLHLIDLSHNNLSGHIPYCLRSRNDDWLAPISSVQPEHPVEFTTKNNFYFYQPRILRYFSGIDLSCNNLTGEIPPEIGNLSMIKVLNLSHNKLVGPIPPTFSNLKQIESLDLSYNNLDGKIPQLTQLYSLAVFSVAHNNLSGKTPERVAQFATFEQSSYEGNPFLCGPPLPKSCYNTSPSPPRTSTGEKEDNGFMDLGVFYVSFVVSYIMVLLGIAAILYINPYWRGRWFYFIEMSLTNCYYFVVDNTPLFPKFRVSHN